The following nucleotide sequence is from Solanum dulcamara chromosome 7, daSolDulc1.2, whole genome shotgun sequence.
CAATATTACAATAGCCCATTCTTAAAtgttaattttagaaaaatccaTTTAGGGCTAGGTTATCTAATCTTTAATTCTTTCTGACTTTCTGTTTCTCCACTTCTCTCGTTCTTCAATTCTtcagttcttcttcttcttcacttctTCTTCACTTCTTCAGTTCTTCTTCACTTCTTCTCAGTTTCTCACTTCTCAGTTCTATTTCTACCTACAAATTTCTGGAAAAAGGAGATACTAATGACAGTGATGGTGATTGTGTGGTTGTTGGTGACAAGAGTGCTGTCACTCAAGTGGGAATACATAACAGGAAGGTTAGACATGAGCGAAAATGTTCAGATGACTTGGATTCACATGATTTTGTTTCAGAGGAGGATCACACTTACACACTCAATGGACCAAAGTTTAATTATGGGTTACCTGGTAAAATTGCCAAAATGTTGTATCCTCACCAACGTGAGGGTTTGAAGTGGCTTTGGTCTCTTCACTGTCTGGGTAAGGGTGGTATTTTAGGCGATTACATGGGTTTGGGGAAGACCATGCAGGTAAAAGTCAAGGTTCCGAAAGTAATATGTTCCACAAAATAATTTCTGAagtaactttttttatttttaccatGTTTTAGATATGTGGCTATTTAGCTGGATTGTTTTATTCAAAGTTGATAAGGAGAGTGTTGATTGTTGCTCCCAAAACTTTGTTGCCCCATTGGATCAAGGAATTAACTGTTGTAGGGCTTTCTCAGAAAATAAGGGAGTAAGGCGTCTTGTTTTTATGTTAGTCTTATTGATTTCAACTTTTCCTTCAACAGGTGTAGTGTTGCATcttatgttgtttgttgttgtgttgcagctgaagcactttgttgttgttgttgccttttagtttTAGGTTTTATTTTAAGATGGTTTGTGGCTACTTATCTTGTAAAAAAAAGTGCTTGCATTTGTGTAGATCTTATAAGATGCAGAAATttgggtattaccgaataccgtatcGAATCGAATTTTTATTTACCAATTActgaattaccgaaccgaagtttgaaagttcggtatttggtatatactttgaattaccgattaccgaattatcgaatctaaattttgaaaataccgaaccgaataccgaacgcccacccCTAGTAACAGACCCACTAACAGAGAAGACCCATTTATTGAAATTGTTTCAAGCATAGATCAAATTTCTCATCTCAACATTGTTAAATCGAAATCAACACTAGTCTATTCAATAACTCTATACATTCATCACGACAAACTGATGTTGTTTATTATTGATTCAGCGAAGCTTCGTTCTCTAGTTATAATACTATAGTAATGGAAGCAGAAGTAGTTTCGGGCGAGGGATTTTTTCGTTCTCGTTTAGCTTCAATAGAGAATATCTAGATTTTCCTACTGGACGATATTCTCCTCATCAATCTGGAAAAATAATTCATCAAAGCCAAAGAAACAGAGGAATGGAAAAGGATAGAGAAAAGGTAAAAATGGAAATACAAAGGAAaagttgaataaataaaaatatttaaatatttttgtagaTAAAAAGGCATTATTATGTGGATGGCACGTGCACATCACTATCTGATAAAAATCTGATTTATTTCACAGTTAAGAAGTTCAAGGGGGTTATAGGACACCCGCAGTTGAAAATCCGATAATAAATTGGGGGTTTATTTAACTATTTTCTCAAAAACATATAGAAACAAATAACATATAAAGCTCGTTTGGATACGCTTAAAaggtaacttttatgtatgaagtgcttttagaaatttgaagtgctgaaagttatttttataaataagcagttgagtgtttggataaaagtgtttatgttgaaaataagtgtttgaattttaggattaaaagaataaaaatggtagtttggaaatttagttaaaatataagggatataaaagtaattttcatggtcaaacaaaatagctttaagcacttaggaaaaaaagttaaaaatcctaacttttcatttttgactgactttaagaactttatggctaatattagacaaacacgttcaaaagctaaaaagggcttTAAGTTGCTTTTTGACCAatttaaagcccatccaaacgggctaatacttctctctctctctttctatctttctattcattaattttagtttatctctcttcttatttattttaggAAGAAGGTTCAAAAATGTTCCCCTTTCATCTATTGGATCAAATTTATCTTTTCTTCCATCTTATgggtcaaaaatgtccttaacgTCTTAGAAATGGTTTTAAAATCCTCTTCTTCCACCTATTGATCAAAAATGCTCTTAACCTATTAAAAATGATTCAAATTTGTACTTCCATCTAACTATTAGATAAAAAATTCTcttaacatattaaaaataactcaatattatattataatttaatagTGGATGCTCCATATAATGGGCTCCACTTTGTTGTTTatcctttctttctctcttaTCTTCAGCTGtattttggctataaatagccattTGAAGTGTATAAGAAACACTCGAAATACATTGCAATTCTCTCCATTCTCTCTTTCTCGTACTATCTtctattaatttgctaagtttaatttattttataacacgttatcagcataAGCTTCCATCACTTTGAGttattttaaaaaggtaacaaatgggtaagaattttattttcttaaaatgtctaaaaaggtaacaaagagttttgactcaccctccataattcgctaTCTTGAACCGTTGATAAGAGACTTATTTACTGCCCGATTTGCAGATTATCGATTTGATGAGATAACTTTTTCGGAATTAGGGGGAGAAAAAAAGGATTCCGAAAGAGAAATTGCGTGAAAATTTTTATCACTATTTCATTTTGATCCAAGTACCCGCACATCTGAGCAGGAGGTCCAAAAAATCATCCAGTTacagaaaataacaaatcaaatgtcaaatgcatttactgatttgaaacggataactaagtcacatatttCTGCAATGAATGTGCCTAtacggattgatgtcccaaaaggaccatctactagtatcataccTTCTGAATTCCAAACACGCCTGAAACGTGGTaaaccattgggttcaaaggataaaaatcgtagaaagagaagcgtgaggaataataaagatgatactacaaaagaacctcgtgaaaaaggttaagatttgagtaatcctgaggatttctgaagaaatcagtgaactcgagactcaagtgaatgaaaaactttcaataagttctacaggtgatgagataaatttagatcgatcgaaaatCACGATTGATAATGtatttgcatataatgttgcacttaaactcatacaagatagtgaaagtcttgagcctaaatccgtcgaagaatgtcgacgtagatgtgattgaccaaaatggcaaaagacaattcaatcagaattaacTTCACTTACTAaatgtgaggtttttggacctgtagtccaaatcCCTGAAGGTGTAAACCAGAtggctataaatgagtttttgtgtgaaaatgaaatgagagaattgaaattgtaagatacaaggaaCACCTTGTTGCACAAGAATTCTCTCAAAGATTCGGGATcaaatatgaagaaacatattcacttgTTATGGATaaaataacttttcgatatctcatcaatTTAGCTGTAcaaaaaaattttgaaatacatCTAGGGgtgtagttacaacttacctaTATGGTTcgcttgataatgaaatttacatgaaaatttcagaaggattaaaattgcctgatgCATGTACTAAGTCCCGGTAGGtgtactcaatcaaattataaagatCATTATATTATCTGAAACAATCAAggcgtatatggtataattgccttagtgagtacttgataaatgaaggttatattaagtactccaatggttgttcgatcactgaaagtggataaagatccatttcgatcttcaaaagagaatgaagaacttcttggtcctaaagtaccatatctcagtattattggtgcacttatgtatcttgctaatgcaaccagacctgatataacattttctgttaagtTGTTGgtaaggtatagttcatccccaacgcgaagacattagaacggtatcaaacatattttgcgatttCTAAAGGgcactattaatattagtttgttttatactaacaaaggttgtgcaaaTCTTATTGGTTatacagatgcaggttatttatcatacccacataaagctcgatatcaaacaggctatttatttacatacggaGAAATTACTATAttatggcgatctacaaagtagtctattgttgctacatCTTCAAActatgctgaaataatagcaattcataaagcaagtagagaatgtgtgtggttgagatcgatgatacagttcatcaaagaaagatgcggcctgAAAAATGATGTGAAAGTAcgcacaattatattcgaagacaatgtcgcgtgcataactcaattgaaaggtgacttcataaaagaagacaaaactaaatatattttaccaaatttattcttcacacatgatctctaaaaaaatggtgatattaatgtacaacaagttcgttcgagtgataatcttgtagatttattcacaaaggcattactaacatcaacttttgagaagctaaggtaTAAGATTGAAATGTGCCgtctccaaaatttcaaaattaagtTTTCATCAGGGTAAGTGAAATACGCACTGTACTCTTTTCCCTtaatcaaggttttgtcccactgggtttcctaataagatttttaatgaggcaacactcaagTTGTATTATCAGAtttgtgtactcttttttcttcattaggctttttttcactgatttttcctaataaggttttaatgaggcacaaTATCTATGAGTGTTcaggataactatgtatattgtttcttataaattttttaatgagTCACATTACAAGTAGACAAAACATAGTGGATGTTCCACTTTCATTAGTGGAGCCCACTAAATGGCAAATTGTCATTTCTCTCTTACCTATCATCTGATTTCTAAGACTTTCATTAGTGGAACCCACTAAATGGCAAATTGTCATTTCTCTGTTACCTATCATCTGATTtctttggctataaatagccttggAAATCAGAGAATGAATATACATAGATACACTAATCTTCTCAACTCTcttttctcttactctctcttttttatttttgctaagatagtttgttttataacacTTTAAGCATTTCTttcacttttttatattttgcttCTTTAAGTTTTTCTTTATCATTTAAGGTATATGCAAGATTTCTCTTGCTTTACgccaaaaactcattcaaaaTGCAAAAGTTAAACTCAAATATAATTCTCATGAAGTGGTGAAAAAACTTAAAGCTATTGACATTGCGAATCTCAATGTTCAGTCTTACAAGAGAACAGGAAGAGTTTTGGCTCTTTGGTTTTCCTGTTATACATGTACATACCTAAATACTATTCCTTTGCACAAAAAATAGTACACAACGTTAAATTCTTAGATAGTACAACAAAGTAACAATTATTCAttaaaatttttgagaaaaataagtaaaaaaataaataaccgAAGCACATGCACATACACGACTAAAAATGCCAGGAAGGAATAAAGATATGAACAAACATATCTTATGATGgtttaattattaaaatgaaAGATGACTGAATAGCATATGAGGGATCGGTTCTTCAAGATATTCATGAGTTAGAAGTTACTGAATAGCTAACACCACAAGCAGACTGTTGAAGTTTCCAATTTAAATCAGTTCAACATTTAATGATTTAGAGGATTACCAAAGCGACTCCTACTATCCTCAATGTGCATAAAGTAGCATATTAGCAAATAAAAATCTAACAAAATTGTTGATTTGCATAGTTTATGGATCCAAGATGTCCCTTAacttttgaatttcaaatcatTAATCCATACTTAATCTATGTTTAAATCTTACAATCTTGAAGTATATAAGGAGAAAATTTACTTCACTTACTAAGATTGATGATCAATATAAACAATTAACTTTTATAATGTAGGTGAGATAATAAAGAAAGTAACTAATTTGTATTATCAAAGCATAAGATGAGAAGaaattttcttcaagaaaactAAGTTGGTTCTTTGATTCGTCCATTTCTTCATTGCTTCCTTCTCCTGAAGAATATATTTTAAGAGGAATGAGATTCACATAGACAACGAgaaaaaagatatcatcaaataATACCTATTGTGAAATCTCACGTCACATAGTTCAATGCAAAAAAAATTCCAAGTGGACCAATaaacgtaaaaaaaaaaagtgaaacaaaGAAGCAAAACAACAAATAATGCAATTTCTCTTACATTTTAAAGAACAAATTCTAATGGAAGCGGGGAGAGAAAATGAGATAAGCACTTACTCTtgtgaaaagggtcaaatctcaGCATCCAATAGCATAACCAAAAAATTCGTCACAACAACTATAAATTCGGAGAGAATTGTAAGTAAGTTGCAATCTCAATGATGAAAAAAGTTTTTGTGTTaccctattatacttatttccATAAGTCTTCTTAAAGCAAAAGTTAGGAAAGAAAAtctaagagaaataaaaaaaatgaatttgaaattttaaaacacTAATAATACCAAATTAAACTGTTCTAGAATTGTAAAAAAGGCACAAgtttaatacataaaatataggaAGTAAAAAACCAGTTAACATGAAGTTTCGTATTTTTCTTCTGACAGACAATAAACTTCCTCTCCTTTATTGATGTACTCTCTGTCTTTGCTGCTATCGAAATTAAAAATCTCAAGGTCTAGAATTAAAATATTGGAAAACAAACGATtgaaggaatttttttttaaaaatcttagaTTATGCGTGATTTGAAACTGCAAAAAGATGATGAATGTACGACTTGTTGTAAGAGAGGAGAAAGGGAGAGGGGCTTAGACAAAGGAAACGACTTTTGATTTTTGTTTAACCAGAACATTAGCAACTTTTGGGCATTCTAAACCGAAAGCTGAaggtttttaattaaattgtTAACTTAAAATGGcaaaaaacatattaaaaaccTAAATAGTCGTCATTGTCTTAGAAAGTACAACATCAACATGAAGAAGATTctcttattcttttttaaacaagATTAGTCATATGAACTGTTTAATAGAAAGTGTTTGAATTAGCACTAAGCTTTCCTACTCTTTCGAATTTCTTTCAGAACATggtattaatttatttcatcatattttttttcaactcTTAGGCTGTTTCAAGTAAATAAAAATTCTctatataataatatacatgttGGACAAACAAGTAGATGAACTTAAGATCATACTGTAAGAGATGTTGTTGATTGGATACTGGCTGAAGTAAAACAAATTCTTGCAAGATGAACCAAAGGGATAAATCTCAAAAAATCAAGTAGGAAAGAAAGCTCAATCCATGCATGCAATTTCTGTTAGTAATCGAGGGTTAGATATTCATCTTATACACACTGGCATGACTTTCACCACCAACATAACCTAGTATGTTACCAGAACGCCCCGCAAGAAACCAGTATTTTGGTTTTATTTACACCGGGACAGCGTCAAATTCACACAACCGCAATGAGCCAAGACAAATGGCTCCACTTCCAGTCACCACCAAAACAAATGGCGTTGAAGGTTGGAGGGCACCATCATGGAAGGGCATTATGTGCACATGAGTAAAACCAAAAACTTGTTCTACCTCCTAAGATGATCACGGGTGAAGAATGGATGCCTCAAAGCTTCCCGAGCGGTCAATCTTTCTGAAGGATCATATCTAAGAAGTCCTTGCAAAAGATTAATAAGATCACCAGCAGAATGATCCACATGCTGCATGATTATGTTCTGCAATATGAAACACAATTATCCGTAAACTGTGCAAATTCATTCAACCAAACAACAGAGGAAAAGGATTAGCAATTGTACCTGAAGACGAGCCAACTTCAACACAGCTTTAATACTATCTCGAGAAGTTGCCCCCTCAGGCCAGTCCAACCGTCCCCTTCTAACATACTTCTCCGCTTGACGGCTGTGACAAAAGTAGAAAGTAATTCATCAATTTACTATAAATAAGAAAGAGACTTCTCTTATTGAATCAAGCAAGATACTGTTGAAGTAGGCAACAAATCAATGACTTACTCCACTCTTTTCAGCATGTGCTGAGGCAGCGGGCCCAGTACCTTCTCCATCATAGCAAGGTGTTCTAAATTCTCGTGTGTTTGAAACAACGCTTCTCCCTAAATTAGCATGTTTGAAGTTGCAAGATAAATTAGctgcaataaatcaaatatgATAAAACCAAGGTTAAACCAGATCAAACAGAGCTTACCGaacaaagttcaacaaggatacaGCCAACACTCCATATATCACAAGGGAAGGTCCATCCAAGACCTGAAATAGATAGGGTGAATTGGATGCTTCATAGATGCAAGAACAATGGAGAAAACCTAGATGTTTGAAGACCTTACCTAGTATAACTTCAGGTGCACGGTAATGACGAGTTGACACAACATATGTCTGATTCTGACGGTCGTATGTAGTGCTACCAAAATCAATTACCTTTATAGCACTTGATTTTgggattcttttatagtaagAACCATCTTTAGGTGGCCTAGAAGAAACCtgtattaaaaaaattggaaaaaaattaagccTATGCAGTAGTATCAAGAACAAAATACAAAGTAAGGTTGCAATCAACACATATTAAGGGAAACAGAAAAGTGACTGACCAATAAAACAAAGCTTACCTTGTAGTCAGGAACCTTCACATATTCTGGAGAGATGAGAAGTATGTTCTCAGGCTTCAGGTCAGTATGTATAAGGCGCAAATCATGCATAACTACAAGAAAAGCAAGACCATATTTAATTAGAAGATAGTATAGTAGGCAGAGTAACTGGGAAGTATGCATGATGACATTATTCAATCTGCTGTAATGATAAATGCATAGCATACGGTCCAATCATGAGGTACATTTTATATTCAGCACAAAGCCTATCTGCATCTAATATATATGCATGGTTGAAGAAAAGAGAAGTGCAAAAAGCTTTTTTTACACACATGCTACACAATCCAAAAGTTGTCTTCCAATCTCACGAACAAGATCAATGGGAAATGAACGGTAATTGTTTTTCCGAAGGAAATCGTATAAGCTTGGTCCAAGCTTCTCAAAGACCTGTTAAAACCATTTGAGTTCATCCAAAATTTTAATCCCCATAAGATTGTTAGGTGGGGAAATTAACCCATCCAAATCAATCGTATAATACTTACAATACAGATATGATTACGATAGTCAAACCAGTTCCGTATTTGTACGCAACTGCAAGGAACAAACCAGTTCAACACTCGacaaataacaaaaataccATGAATGAGTACATGGATTAGTATAACAGTAAATTTAACACGCAATTACTCACCGATTGCCACCATTGTCATGTTTACCAAGTTGTTGAAGCATTTCAACCTCAATCATTGCTGCATCACGATACTTCTTCATACCCCGAACAATTTTAATAGCCACCATTTCTTTCCTTTCACGATCCCAGCATTCTAGGACCTGACCGAAAGTACCTTCACCCATCTTACTGTGGATCTTATCTACATTTCAGAAAATCTAAAGACCATTAGGGTAATATAGAGCAGATACGGGAAATACACAGAACACATGCCACAATAAAATGTGTTCTCTTTTTTTCGTTTTGGCAAATCATTTTTGTTTATGTATCGAAATAAACTCGGAATGCATGAGCATCAAATCAAAGAAACAtgttaaaaacaaaataaaagctgataaagatgacaatattaattatattactAGTATGGTAAGATTTTAGGAAAAGGTGGATTCGTcaaatcattatatatataatatttgggTGCATAAAGGTTTTTGTGTGTAACAGAAATAATAAGATGGTCAGCATAGCAACCAAGGCACCAAAATATAATTAGAACTTTTTGGTGATGGTAAAGATGATTACAGCGTGATGTTAAATTTTCTCCCAGCTCAAACACAAAATGTCCATCCTTGTCATCTTCTCTCCGAGGGGGAGAACCATTTTGAGCCACTCCCTTAATAGTAAAGGGTGCACTAGTAAGGTCTGTGAGTTGCCTTGAAGATGCATAGCTTGTCACATTCCCAACATCTTGTCCACAAAACAATCCTAGCTGAGCCTACACACAGGCATTCCATTCATGGTATCTTAATACAAAACTAGCTTTATTATTTACCTTTGGATACCTTAAAAGTTGGAAATAGAATTCAAAAAACATAACATAAAGCAGCTATGATAATAAAAAAGGACAAACAGGCAGGACTGGAAAAAACAATCAACCAGTAATCAAACACTCAGGAGTCAATAGTTATTGCAAGATATCGAAACAAAAAGACTAAAGGCTTAGATCAAGTTCAATAATCAATTCCAACTTCCAAAATTCAAGAAGAGACTCCCAAAAATCATCTGCTAAGATTTGTCTTTATGTAATAACTCAGCTGGAAAAAACAGACTGGAAAAAACTTGCATTTGTTTATTTCGTTACTAGTCTTAGATAGAGTTCCAGCCTATTGTGCAACAGTTTATCACGCAGATCTGACAGATgggatgaatttttttttacttcaaaCAAGATCTATCCTAGAGAGCACAATCAATAACGTCCACCCAAATTGACATAGTAACCGGATCATCATGAAATCTTTTCAAAAGATTTAATTGACATCCTTCCACATAAAATTTTGGTCGAAAAACAACTATTCAGAacaaaattgaaacatcataaatAATCACAAAATCTGAAAAACAGATAATTCACGTTAGATCTGAATATAAAACGGTCATCAAGAAAGAAAGAATCGATAATACGTAAGTAATTTTTACCCTCACGACTGAAGAAATAAAAATCAAACCCTGAAATACAAAATCCCAGCTAAAAAAATACCATATGATCGTAAGAGCAAAAACAGATCTAATCAAGAAACAATATAAAACACAGGAAGACTGAGACTTTACCATACCTCACGCGAAAAAAACCT
It contains:
- the LOC129894021 gene encoding serine/threonine-protein kinase AFC2 isoform X2, with translation MGEGTFGQVLECWDRERKEMVAIKIVRGMKKYRDAAMIEVEMLQQLGKHDNGGNRCVQIRNWFDYRNHICIVFEKLGPSLYDFLRKNNYRSFPIDLVREIGRQLLDCVAFMHDLRLIHTDLKPENILLISPEYVKVPDYKVSSRPPKDGSYYKRIPKSSAIKVIDFGSTTYDRQNQTYVVSTRHYRAPEVILGLGWTFPCDIWSVGCILVELCSGEALFQTHENLEHLAMMEKVLGPLPQHMLKRVDRQAEKYVRRGRLDWPEGATSRDSIKAVLKLARLQNIIMQHVDHSAGDLINLLQGLLRYDPSERLTAREALRHPFFTRDHLRR
- the LOC129894021 gene encoding serine/threonine-protein kinase AFC2 isoform X3, whose product is MTMVAIVMHDLRLIHTDLKPENILLISPEYVKVPDYKVSSRPPKDGSYYKRIPKSSAIKVIDFGSTTYDRQNQTYVVSTRHYRAPEVILGLGWTFPCDIWSVGCILVELCSGEALFQTHENLEHLAMMEKVLGPLPQHMLKRVDRQAEKYVRRGRLDWPEGATSRDSIKAVLKLARLQNIIMQHVDHSAGDLINLLQGLLRYDPSERLTAREALRHPFFTRDHLRR
- the LOC129894021 gene encoding serine/threonine-protein kinase AFC2 isoform X1 produces the protein METERVTGFPLTNLDRRPRKRARLGWDVLPEPPKAQLGLFCGQDVGNVTSYASSRQLTDLTSAPFTIKGVAQNGSPPRREDDKDGHFVFELGENLTSRYKIHSKMGEGTFGQVLECWDRERKEMVAIKIVRGMKKYRDAAMIEVEMLQQLGKHDNGGNRCVQIRNWFDYRNHICIVFEKLGPSLYDFLRKNNYRSFPIDLVREIGRQLLDCVAFMHDLRLIHTDLKPENILLISPEYVKVPDYKVSSRPPKDGSYYKRIPKSSAIKVIDFGSTTYDRQNQTYVVSTRHYRAPEVILGLGWTFPCDIWSVGCILVELCSGEALFQTHENLEHLAMMEKVLGPLPQHMLKRVDRQAEKYVRRGRLDWPEGATSRDSIKAVLKLARLQNIIMQHVDHSAGDLINLLQGLLRYDPSERLTAREALRHPFFTRDHLRR